The Miltoncostaea oceani genome includes a region encoding these proteins:
- a CDS encoding MFS transporter: MSATAPAVAPPRAGTGAIDRRGITLLASGHFVIDATVGAVPAMIPVFTAIYALSDLAASMILGASLLVSSAIQPFFGLLADRRSMTVFVWGGVAVAAAGLAMSGLAGGYLGVLACIVGSGLGIAAFHPEAARVANQISAERKATGLAWFMLGGNAGFAAGPLLAALFIPFLDARATLVFLVPGLVVAAWLHHERRRIAIPVVPRAAAGTAGVPPRARTSSITLLLFVTSMRTWTQFCVLALVPLLLTDQRGFSDQAAGFAVVAFSGAGAAGTLAGAALADRVGGRSMLIWSMPLVAPLLGAFLLLDGTVALVPLAAAGFVLMSSFSVTVMMGQDYLPGRLALAAGLMIGFGAIGSAPPGLALFGAIADAAGREAALWGVAALPLVGGALALLLPDRRVRAAAA, from the coding sequence ATGAGCGCGACCGCACCCGCCGTCGCACCGCCGCGCGCCGGCACCGGGGCGATCGACCGGCGGGGGATCACGCTCCTGGCGTCGGGGCACTTCGTGATCGACGCGACCGTCGGCGCGGTCCCCGCGATGATCCCGGTGTTCACCGCGATCTACGCGCTCTCGGACCTCGCCGCCTCGATGATCCTGGGGGCATCGCTGCTGGTCTCGTCGGCGATCCAGCCGTTCTTCGGGCTGCTCGCCGACCGGCGCTCGATGACCGTCTTCGTGTGGGGCGGGGTGGCGGTCGCCGCCGCCGGCCTCGCGATGTCGGGCCTGGCGGGGGGCTACCTCGGCGTGCTGGCCTGCATCGTCGGCTCGGGGCTCGGGATCGCGGCCTTCCACCCGGAGGCCGCCCGCGTCGCGAACCAGATCAGCGCGGAGCGCAAGGCGACGGGCCTCGCCTGGTTCATGCTCGGCGGCAACGCCGGGTTCGCCGCCGGCCCGCTCCTCGCGGCGCTGTTCATCCCGTTCCTCGACGCCCGCGCCACGCTCGTCTTCCTGGTCCCCGGCCTGGTGGTCGCCGCCTGGCTGCACCACGAGCGGCGCCGCATCGCGATCCCCGTCGTGCCGCGTGCGGCGGCGGGCACGGCGGGCGTCCCGCCCCGCGCGCGGACGTCCAGCATCACGCTGCTCCTGTTCGTCACGAGCATGCGCACGTGGACGCAGTTCTGCGTCCTCGCGCTCGTGCCGCTGCTGCTGACCGACCAGCGCGGGTTCTCCGACCAGGCCGCCGGTTTCGCGGTCGTCGCGTTCTCCGGCGCGGGCGCGGCCGGCACCCTCGCCGGCGCGGCGCTGGCCGACCGCGTCGGCGGCCGGTCCATGCTGATCTGGAGCATGCCCCTCGTGGCGCCGCTCCTCGGCGCGTTCCTGCTCCTCGACGGGACGGTGGCGCTGGTGCCGCTGGCCGCCGCGGGGTTCGTCCTCATGTCCTCCTTCTCGGTGACGGTGATGATGGGTCAGGACTACCTCCCCGGCCGGCTCGCCCTCGCGGCCGGTCTCATGATCGGCTTCGGCGCGATCGGCTCGGCGCCGCCGGGCCTCGCCCTGTTCGGCGCGATCGCCGACGCCGCGGGCCGCGAGGCCGCCCTCTGGGGCGTCGCCGCGCTGCCCCTCGTCGGCGGCGCGCTCGCCCTGCTGCTCCCCGACCGGCGCGTCCGCGCGGCGGCCGCCTGA
- the moeB gene encoding molybdopterin-synthase adenylyltransferase MoeB yields the protein MARSYQDLLASAREQVPEVQVADLAARRQKGDSPLVIDVREQSEWDEGHIPGSIHIPRSFLESRIAGVATPDQEVILSCASGNRSLLAGTTLREMGFGNVGSLAGGFARWKQSGQDWDVPKTLTPDQRSRYSRHVLIPEMGEEGQLKLLDSKVLLIGAGGLGSPAAFYLAAAGVGTLGLVDDDVVDASNLQRQIIHTTDRVGMNKGESAKIAIEALNPDVTVNTYPFRVDKGNVLDLIADYDVIIDGTDNFPTRYLMNDASLMARKPLVHASILRFEGHASVFTPYEGPCYRCLFPEPPPPDMAPSCGEAGVLGVLCGVEGGIMATEAIKVLLGIGDTLSGRLLIYDALEMAFTELKIRRDPDCPACGPNAELEFRDYDAWCAGVGRHAAAVAGA from the coding sequence ATGGCGCGCAGCTACCAGGATCTCCTCGCGTCCGCTCGGGAGCAAGTGCCGGAGGTGCAGGTCGCCGACCTCGCCGCCCGCCGCCAGAAGGGCGACAGCCCACTGGTCATCGACGTCCGCGAGCAGAGCGAGTGGGACGAGGGACACATCCCCGGGTCGATCCACATCCCCCGGAGCTTCCTCGAGAGCAGGATCGCCGGCGTCGCGACGCCGGACCAGGAGGTCATCCTGAGCTGTGCGTCCGGCAACCGGTCGCTGCTCGCCGGCACGACCCTCCGCGAGATGGGCTTCGGGAACGTCGGGAGCCTCGCGGGCGGGTTCGCGCGGTGGAAGCAGAGCGGCCAGGACTGGGACGTCCCGAAGACGCTCACCCCGGACCAGCGCTCCCGCTACAGCCGCCACGTGCTCATCCCCGAGATGGGCGAGGAGGGCCAGCTGAAGCTGCTCGACTCGAAGGTGCTCCTCATCGGGGCGGGCGGGCTCGGCTCCCCCGCGGCGTTCTACCTCGCCGCGGCCGGCGTCGGCACCCTCGGCCTCGTCGACGACGACGTCGTGGACGCCAGCAACCTGCAGCGCCAGATCATCCACACCACGGACCGCGTGGGGATGAACAAGGGCGAGTCGGCGAAGATCGCGATCGAGGCGCTCAACCCCGACGTGACGGTGAACACGTACCCGTTCCGCGTCGACAAGGGGAACGTCCTCGACCTGATCGCGGACTACGACGTGATCATCGACGGGACCGACAACTTCCCGACGCGGTACCTCATGAACGACGCGTCCCTCATGGCCCGCAAGCCGCTGGTGCACGCCAGCATCCTGCGCTTCGAGGGCCACGCGTCGGTGTTCACCCCGTACGAGGGGCCCTGCTACCGCTGCCTCTTCCCGGAGCCGCCGCCGCCCGACATGGCGCCGTCCTGCGGCGAGGCGGGCGTGCTCGGCGTGCTCTGCGGCGTCGAGGGCGGGATCATGGCGACCGAGGCGATCAAGGTCCTGCTCGGCATCGGCGACACCCTCTCGGGCCGCCTGCTGATCTACGACGCCCTCGAGATGGCGTTCACCGAGCTGAAGATCCGCCGCGACCCGGACTGCCCGGCCTGCGGCCCGAACGCCGAGCTCGAGTTCCGCGACTACGACGCCTGGTGCGCGGGCGTCGGCCGCCACGCCGCGGCCGTGGCGGGCGCATGA
- a CDS encoding ubiquitin-like small modifier protein 1, with the protein MSVVRIPPVLRQATGGEREIEVDGSTVSEVLDALYEKHPAVRTQLVTPEGDLHKFVNVYLNDEDVRLLSWLDTEVGDRDTLLILPAMAGGAA; encoded by the coding sequence ATGAGCGTCGTCCGGATCCCCCCGGTGCTCCGCCAGGCCACCGGGGGGGAGCGCGAGATCGAGGTCGACGGCTCCACCGTCAGCGAGGTCCTCGACGCGCTCTACGAGAAGCACCCCGCCGTCCGGACGCAGCTCGTGACGCCCGAGGGCGACCTGCACAAGTTCGTGAACGTGTACCTCAACGACGAGGACGTCCGGCTGCTGTCGTGGCTCGACACCGAGGTCGGGGACCGGGACACCCTCCTGATCCTCCCGGCCATGGCGGGAGGGGCCGCCTGA
- a CDS encoding PLP-dependent cysteine synthase family protein: protein MVPAAGLASPPSEVSRDLVGTIGDTPLVELQHISPNPEVRILAKLESHNPTGSIKDRTALSLIEDAERRGKVRPGDTIMEPTSGNTGISLAMICRVRGYKLVAVMPENVTPERRQLLTLYGAEIVPTDGEFGSNGAVEVATRLAAENGLYMPFQYGNPANPQAHYEGTAEEIVRDCPELDVFVAGLGTGGTLMGSSRRLKEHRPDIQIIACEPLQGDPVSGLRSLDDGFIPPILDVTKLDRKLLVANRDAIVMTRRLAAEEGIFAGVSSGAVIHTCARVASRMTRGTIVGIICDGGWKYLSSGLWTDDVDAVEDRVDRGIFW, encoded by the coding sequence ATGGTCCCCGCCGCGGGACTCGCGTCCCCGCCGTCGGAGGTGTCGCGCGACCTGGTCGGGACGATCGGGGACACGCCGCTCGTCGAGCTGCAGCACATCTCGCCGAACCCCGAGGTGCGGATCCTTGCGAAGCTCGAGAGCCACAACCCGACCGGCTCCATCAAGGACCGGACGGCGCTGTCGCTGATCGAGGACGCCGAGCGGCGCGGCAAGGTGCGCCCCGGCGACACGATCATGGAGCCCACGTCCGGCAACACCGGCATCTCGCTCGCCATGATCTGCCGGGTCCGCGGCTACAAGCTCGTCGCGGTCATGCCCGAGAACGTGACCCCGGAGCGCCGCCAGCTGCTCACCCTCTACGGCGCGGAGATCGTGCCGACCGACGGGGAGTTCGGCTCGAACGGCGCCGTCGAGGTCGCGACGCGGCTCGCCGCCGAGAACGGCCTCTACATGCCGTTCCAGTACGGCAACCCGGCGAACCCGCAGGCGCACTACGAGGGCACGGCGGAGGAGATCGTCCGCGACTGCCCCGAGCTCGACGTGTTCGTGGCGGGCCTCGGCACGGGCGGCACCCTGATGGGGTCGTCGCGGCGCCTGAAGGAGCACCGCCCCGACATCCAGATCATCGCCTGCGAGCCGCTGCAGGGCGACCCGGTGAGCGGCCTGCGGAGCCTCGACGACGGCTTCATCCCGCCGATCCTCGACGTCACGAAGCTCGACCGGAAGCTGCTCGTCGCCAACCGCGACGCGATCGTCATGACGCGCCGGCTGGCCGCGGAGGAGGGCATCTTCGCGGGCGTGTCGTCGGGCGCCGTCATCCACACCTGCGCCCGCGTCGCGTCGCGCATGACCCGCGGCACGATCGTCGGGATCATCTGCGACGGCGGCTGGAAGTACCTCTCGTCGGGCCTCTGGACGGACGACGTCGACGCGGTCGAGGACCGGGTCGACCGCGGGATCTTCTGGTAG
- a CDS encoding Mov34/MPN/PAD-1 family protein — protein MRISQELARELVDHAVADLPNECCGMIAGRGGTATRVLRAGNSEGSPFMYVMDPREQLRIMDAIDDSGDDLLAIYHSHTRSAAYPSRTDVELAFYPDTLYLIVSIADRDAPEIRAFRLRKGAPEGQQIAEERVEIV, from the coding sequence GTGAGGATCAGCCAGGAGCTCGCCCGTGAGCTCGTCGACCACGCGGTCGCCGACCTCCCCAACGAGTGCTGCGGGATGATCGCCGGCCGCGGGGGCACCGCGACCCGGGTGCTGCGCGCCGGCAACAGCGAGGGCAGCCCGTTCATGTACGTCATGGACCCGCGCGAGCAGCTGCGGATCATGGACGCCATCGACGACTCCGGCGACGACCTGCTCGCGATCTACCACTCGCACACGCGGTCGGCGGCGTACCCCTCGCGCACCGACGTCGAGCTCGCGTTCTACCCGGATACGCTGTACCTCATCGTGTCCATCGCCGACCGCGACGCGCCCGAGATCCGGGCGTTCCGGCTGCGCAAGGGCGCCCCCGAGGGACAGCAGATCGCCGAGGAGAGGGTGGAGATCGTATGA
- a CDS encoding NYN domain-containing protein — protein MAEHESSLAVLVDFENMARPGAKGRADFDIHLVLNRLAEKGRVIVKRAYADWSRYRDARHELMNAGLGLIEMPSAREGAKNRADIQMAVDAMELAYSREHVNTFVIVSGDSDFTPLVGKLRELNKRVIGVGNRESASELLIANCDEFIFYDRLAAEAAGGSTARRSQGSGLNLNPVQLLQETLTALQREGVEWPLASIVKDSMRRKYPAFDESEHGFSTFSKFLEEAGGTGMVRLETDPRSGTYRVELGTTTLAPPPAMAAAAVATPSADRASERTGEDGEVRRRRRRGGRGRSEASVGAPATPATEGLAPDAEVFEVVVTPTPDLDLGTLPPLDEPISYEDMIMLGPEVEEDIPELVEATDVAEGAAPARSTRRRRRRGAGTDPEPTVEDLEPIAPEEPAEAAPEAAPEAPVAAETEEADARRRRRRRATPEPDAAVPAPDEAPVEPVATLGDESSTPPSGDALTAAAPADEEAPAPAGRRRVRRRAGAAEPVAEAAVAEPAAEEEAPKPKRRTRKTAEAEVAAEAPVADAVATEPVAEEAPAPKRRTRKKAEPAATTEEAPAATDDAAPAAPKRRTRKKAEPAATTEEAPAATDDAAPAAPKRRTRKKAEPTTA, from the coding sequence ATGGCTGAGCACGAGAGCTCACTCGCCGTGCTGGTCGACTTCGAGAACATGGCCCGACCCGGGGCCAAGGGACGAGCCGACTTCGACATCCACCTGGTCCTGAACCGCCTGGCGGAGAAGGGGCGCGTGATCGTGAAGCGTGCCTACGCCGACTGGAGCCGGTACCGCGACGCGCGCCACGAGCTGATGAACGCCGGCCTCGGCCTCATCGAGATGCCGTCCGCGCGCGAGGGCGCCAAGAACCGCGCCGACATCCAGATGGCCGTGGACGCGATGGAGCTGGCCTACAGCCGCGAGCACGTGAACACCTTCGTGATCGTGTCCGGCGACAGCGACTTCACGCCGCTCGTCGGGAAGCTGCGCGAGCTGAACAAGCGCGTCATCGGCGTCGGCAACCGCGAGTCGGCCAGCGAGCTGCTGATCGCCAACTGCGACGAGTTCATCTTCTACGACCGCCTCGCGGCCGAGGCGGCGGGCGGATCGACGGCGCGCCGCAGCCAGGGCAGCGGCCTCAACCTGAACCCCGTCCAGCTGCTGCAGGAGACGCTCACCGCGCTGCAGCGCGAGGGCGTCGAGTGGCCGCTCGCGAGCATCGTGAAGGACTCGATGCGCCGCAAGTACCCCGCCTTCGACGAGAGCGAGCACGGCTTCTCGACCTTCTCCAAGTTCCTGGAGGAGGCCGGCGGCACCGGCATGGTGCGCCTCGAGACCGACCCGCGCAGCGGCACCTACCGCGTCGAGCTCGGCACGACCACCCTCGCGCCGCCGCCGGCCATGGCCGCCGCCGCCGTCGCGACCCCCTCCGCCGACCGCGCCTCCGAGCGCACCGGCGAGGACGGCGAGGTCCGCCGGCGCCGCCGCCGTGGTGGCCGCGGACGCTCCGAGGCGTCCGTCGGCGCCCCCGCCACCCCGGCCACCGAGGGCCTCGCGCCCGACGCCGAGGTGTTCGAGGTGGTCGTCACGCCGACCCCCGACCTCGACCTCGGCACGCTGCCGCCCCTCGACGAGCCGATCTCGTACGAGGACATGATCATGCTCGGCCCGGAGGTCGAGGAGGACATCCCCGAGCTCGTCGAGGCCACCGACGTCGCGGAGGGCGCCGCGCCCGCGCGCAGCACCCGCCGCCGTCGCCGCCGCGGCGCCGGCACCGACCCGGAGCCCACGGTCGAGGACCTCGAGCCGATCGCGCCCGAGGAGCCCGCCGAGGCCGCGCCGGAGGCGGCCCCCGAGGCACCCGTCGCCGCGGAGACCGAGGAGGCCGACGCCCGCCGCCGTCGCCGCCGTCGCGCGACCCCCGAGCCCGACGCCGCCGTGCCGGCGCCGGACGAGGCGCCCGTGGAGCCGGTCGCCACCCTCGGTGACGAGAGCTCCACCCCGCCGTCGGGCGACGCCCTGACCGCGGCCGCCCCGGCCGACGAGGAGGCCCCGGCGCCCGCCGGCCGCCGCCGCGTCCGCCGCCGCGCCGGCGCGGCCGAGCCGGTGGCCGAGGCCGCCGTCGCGGAGCCCGCCGCCGAGGAGGAGGCGCCGAAGCCCAAGCGCCGCACCCGCAAGACGGCCGAGGCCGAGGTCGCCGCCGAGGCGCCCGTGGCCGACGCCGTCGCCACGGAGCCGGTCGCCGAGGAGGCCCCGGCCCCGAAGCGCCGCACCCGCAAGAAGGCCGAGCCGGCCGCGACGACCGAGGAGGCCCCGGCCGCCACGGACGACGCCGCACCGGCCGCGCCGAAGCGCCGCACCCGCAAGAAGGCCGAGCCGGCCGCGACGACCGAGGAGGCCCCGGCCGCCACGGACGACGCCGCACCGGCCGCGCCGAAGCGCCGCACCCGCAAGAAGGCCGAGCCGACCACCGCCTGA
- a CDS encoding citrate synthase: protein MTTQQTATSDAQAGSGAETLTIVDNRTGQSYELPITDETIRATDLRQIKVKESDFGLMTYDPAFMNTASCRSAVTYLDGDNGVLRYRGYPIEQLADKSSFLEVAYLLVHGELPAQAELDSWVHDITHHTFVHENVRTFMQGFRYDAHPMGMLESSVGMLSTLYPESKDLTDADNRMNQIVRLIAKMPTLGAFAYRHITGKPFVYPNNELSYSENFLSMLFTTGVPKYTPDPRLVKALDVLFILHADHEQNCSTSAVRSVGSSQVDPYSAVTAGIAALYGPLHGGANEAVLQMLRRIKTVENIPDFIEGVKSGKERLMGFGHRVYKNFDPRATIIKKACDDVFEVTGVNPLLAIAVELEKIALQDEYFVKRKLYPNVDFYSGLIYEALGMPADMFTVLFAIGRTPGWVAQWNEMLQDKEQKISRPRQVYVGADERDYVDIASR from the coding sequence ATGACGACTCAGCAGACGGCAACCAGCGACGCGCAGGCCGGGTCCGGCGCGGAGACGCTCACGATCGTCGACAACCGGACCGGTCAGAGCTACGAGCTCCCGATCACGGACGAGACGATCCGGGCGACCGATCTCCGGCAGATCAAGGTCAAGGAGTCCGATTTCGGGCTGATGACCTATGACCCGGCGTTCATGAACACCGCGTCGTGCCGTAGTGCCGTGACGTACCTGGACGGCGACAACGGGGTACTCCGGTACCGCGGCTACCCCATCGAGCAGCTCGCCGACAAGTCGAGCTTCCTCGAGGTCGCCTACCTGCTCGTCCACGGCGAGCTGCCGGCCCAGGCCGAGCTCGACTCGTGGGTGCACGACATCACCCACCACACCTTCGTGCACGAGAACGTCCGGACGTTCATGCAGGGCTTCCGCTACGACGCCCACCCGATGGGGATGCTCGAGTCGAGCGTCGGGATGCTCTCCACGCTCTACCCGGAGTCGAAGGACCTCACGGACGCCGACAACCGGATGAACCAGATCGTCCGGCTCATCGCGAAGATGCCGACCCTCGGCGCGTTCGCGTACCGGCACATCACCGGCAAGCCGTTCGTCTACCCGAACAACGAGCTCTCCTACTCGGAGAACTTCCTCTCGATGCTCTTCACGACGGGCGTCCCGAAGTACACCCCGGACCCGCGGCTCGTGAAGGCCCTCGACGTGCTCTTCATCCTGCACGCCGACCACGAGCAGAACTGCTCCACCAGCGCCGTCCGCAGCGTCGGCTCGTCCCAGGTGGACCCGTACTCGGCCGTCACCGCCGGCATCGCCGCCCTCTACGGCCCGCTCCACGGCGGCGCCAACGAGGCCGTGCTCCAGATGCTCCGCCGGATCAAGACCGTGGAGAACATCCCGGACTTCATCGAGGGCGTGAAGTCGGGCAAGGAGCGCCTGATGGGCTTCGGCCACCGGGTCTACAAGAACTTCGACCCCCGGGCCACGATCATCAAGAAGGCCTGCGACGACGTCTTCGAGGTCACCGGGGTCAACCCGCTGCTCGCGATCGCGGTCGAGCTCGAGAAGATCGCGCTCCAGGACGAGTACTTCGTCAAGCGCAAGCTCTACCCGAACGTGGACTTCTACTCGGGCCTGATCTACGAGGCGCTCGGGATGCCCGCGGACATGTTCACGGTCCTCTTCGCCATCGGCCGCACGCCGGGCTGGGTCGCGCAGTGGAACGAGATGCTCCAGGACAAGGAGCAGAAGATCTCCCGCCCCCGTCAGGTGTACGTGGGCGCCGACGAGCGCGACTACGTGGACATCGCCTCCCGCTAG
- a CDS encoding MarR family winged helix-turn-helix transcriptional regulator, which produces MNRSTTDGAPGRDELARRAVEALDRVACAASRELDRHAAGYGLSDAKLEVIEALCCKGERRACLHALGDELGVTRPNVTKLVDGLERGGLVERLPHPTDGRMVHAHLTDRGAALAEDALPGREVLVRRIWDALDDDELAQLVELLGVVADHAGAGATTTP; this is translated from the coding sequence ATGAACCGGTCAACGACCGACGGCGCCCCGGGCCGGGACGAGCTGGCGCGGCGCGCCGTGGAGGCCCTGGATCGCGTCGCGTGCGCCGCGTCGCGCGAGCTCGACCGCCACGCCGCGGGGTACGGCCTGTCCGACGCCAAGCTCGAGGTGATCGAGGCCCTGTGCTGCAAGGGCGAGCGCCGGGCGTGCCTCCACGCCCTCGGCGACGAGCTCGGCGTGACGCGGCCGAACGTCACGAAGCTCGTCGACGGCCTGGAGCGCGGCGGGCTGGTGGAGCGCCTGCCCCACCCGACCGACGGCCGCATGGTGCACGCCCACCTCACCGACCGGGGCGCCGCGCTGGCGGAGGACGCCCTGCCCGGGCGCGAGGTCCTCGTCCGGCGCATCTGGGACGCCCTGGACGACGATGAGCTGGCGCAGCTCGTGGAGCTGCTCGGCGTGGTCGCGGACCACGCCGGCGCCGGCGCGACGACCACCCCCTGA
- a CDS encoding SHOCT domain-containing protein, with product MTDPQEQMRQAAREVGQELSRVIDQATRLARQAGEDLGRLVGDPRTAMRPKPRHDSPADLIREVGRLRDEGLITEEEFQAKKAELLTRV from the coding sequence ATGACCGATCCCCAGGAGCAGATGCGCCAGGCGGCGCGCGAGGTGGGCCAGGAGCTCTCCCGCGTGATCGACCAGGCCACCCGTCTCGCCCGGCAGGCCGGAGAGGACCTCGGCCGGCTCGTCGGCGACCCCCGCACCGCCATGCGCCCGAAGCCCCGCCACGACTCCCCCGCGGACCTGATCCGCGAGGTCGGGCGGCTGCGCGACGAGGGCCTGATCACGGAGGAGGAGTTCCAGGCCAAGAAGGCCGAGCTCCTGACCCGCGTATGA
- a CDS encoding nuclear transport factor 2 family protein — MLEEILTASRARDGDALAELYDEHAVWLAPEGTLRGREAAVAAHAAIASDAVGWSAPQQNGARAALRWSGASGARGAIVVEIRRGRVIFAASA; from the coding sequence GTGCTCGAGGAGATCCTCACCGCGTCGCGCGCACGCGACGGCGACGCCCTCGCCGAGCTCTACGACGAGCACGCCGTCTGGCTCGCCCCCGAGGGCACGCTGCGGGGGCGCGAGGCCGCCGTCGCCGCCCACGCCGCGATCGCGTCGGACGCGGTCGGCTGGTCGGCGCCCCAGCAGAACGGCGCCCGCGCGGCGCTGCGCTGGTCGGGCGCCTCCGGCGCCCGCGGCGCGATCGTGGTGGAGATCCGCCGCGGCCGCGTCATCTTCGCCGCCTCCGCCTAG
- the sixA gene encoding phosphohistidine phosphatase SixA yields the protein MAGRAPHACPMRLLLLRHGIAADAGPAPGDRDGSRPLTPEGVARMRTQAAGMTRLGITADAVVCSPLTRCRQTADIVAEALGAPVREDRGLAPGADLGAVEDALLAHPGAGAVLVCGHQPDLSRIVSEITGGAAVAFGRGTLAVLDVDRPRPGGGRLRALYPASALRRSARARG from the coding sequence GTGGCCGGGCGCGCGCCGCACGCGTGCCCCATGCGCCTGCTGCTGCTGCGACACGGCATCGCCGCGGACGCCGGACCCGCACCGGGCGACCGCGACGGGTCGCGCCCGCTCACGCCGGAGGGCGTCGCGCGGATGCGGACCCAGGCCGCCGGCATGACCCGCCTCGGCATCACCGCCGACGCCGTCGTCTGCAGCCCCCTGACGCGGTGCCGTCAGACCGCCGACATCGTGGCGGAGGCGCTCGGCGCCCCCGTGCGCGAGGACCGCGGGCTCGCGCCCGGCGCCGACCTCGGCGCCGTCGAGGACGCCCTCCTCGCCCACCCCGGCGCCGGGGCCGTCCTCGTGTGCGGCCACCAGCCCGACCTGTCGCGGATCGTCTCGGAGATCACCGGCGGCGCGGCGGTGGCGTTCGGCCGCGGGACCCTCGCCGTGCTCGACGTCGACCGGCCCCGGCCGGGGGGCGGGCGGCTGCGGGCCCTCTACCCGGCGTCCGCTCTGCGGCGGTCGGCGAGGGCGAGGGGCTAG
- the aceB gene encoding malate synthase A, producing MSTITLPEGMQITAEVTPEMAEILTPDALALVAKLHRAFEPRRRELLAAREDRARRLDAGELPDFLPETKSIRDDPSWKVAPAPADLQDRRAEITGPVDRKMIINALNSGAKVFMSDFEDSNTPTWENTLNGQINLRDAVDGTISFSQKGKEYRLGENLATLLVRPRGWHLLEKHVTVDGDQVSAGIFDFALYMFHNAKNLLAKGSGPYFYLPKMESHLEARLWNDIIVMTQDEIGVPQGSVRATVLIETILAAFEMEEILYELRDHSAGLNCGRWDYIFSVIKKFRSRPDFVLADRALVTMTTHFMSSYSLLAIKTCHKRGAHAIGGMAAQIPIKNDEAANAEALAKVKADKEREANNGHDGTWVAHPGLVPIAVEAFDAVMPGPNQIDRLREDVEITAQDLLTFVPEGPITEAGLRLNISVGVQYLGAWLNGIGCVPINNLMEDAATAEISRSQVWQWIHSEKGVLDDGRTVDTELFRTLLAEELEKIHGQYPENLHSYFDRAAALFDDISTSDEFVEFLTLPAYSMID from the coding sequence ATGAGCACGATCACCCTGCCCGAGGGAATGCAGATCACCGCCGAGGTGACGCCGGAGATGGCGGAGATCCTCACCCCCGACGCGCTCGCGCTCGTGGCGAAGCTGCACCGCGCCTTCGAGCCCCGCCGCCGCGAGCTCCTCGCGGCCCGCGAGGACCGCGCGCGGCGCCTCGACGCCGGCGAGCTGCCCGACTTCCTCCCCGAGACGAAGTCGATCCGCGACGACCCGTCGTGGAAGGTCGCCCCGGCGCCCGCCGACCTCCAGGACCGCCGCGCCGAGATCACCGGCCCCGTGGACCGCAAGATGATCATCAACGCGCTGAACTCCGGCGCGAAGGTCTTCATGTCGGACTTCGAGGACTCCAACACGCCGACGTGGGAGAACACCCTCAACGGGCAGATCAACCTGCGCGACGCGGTCGACGGCACGATCAGCTTCAGCCAGAAGGGCAAGGAGTACCGGCTCGGCGAGAACCTCGCGACGCTGCTCGTGCGGCCCCGCGGCTGGCACCTGCTGGAGAAGCACGTGACGGTCGACGGCGACCAGGTCTCCGCCGGCATCTTCGACTTCGCGCTCTACATGTTCCACAACGCGAAGAACCTGCTCGCCAAGGGCTCCGGGCCGTACTTCTACCTGCCCAAGATGGAGAGCCACCTCGAGGCGCGCCTCTGGAACGACATCATCGTCATGACGCAGGACGAGATCGGCGTGCCGCAGGGCAGCGTCCGGGCGACCGTCCTCATCGAGACGATCCTCGCCGCGTTCGAGATGGAGGAGATCCTCTACGAGCTGCGCGACCACTCGGCCGGCCTGAACTGCGGCCGCTGGGACTACATCTTCAGCGTCATCAAGAAGTTCCGCAGCCGCCCCGACTTCGTGCTCGCCGACCGTGCCCTGGTCACCATGACCACGCACTTCATGAGCTCCTACTCGCTGCTCGCGATCAAGACGTGCCACAAGCGCGGCGCGCACGCGATCGGTGGCATGGCGGCACAGATCCCGATCAAGAACGACGAGGCCGCCAACGCCGAGGCCCTCGCCAAGGTGAAGGCCGACAAGGAGCGCGAGGCCAACAACGGCCACGACGGCACCTGGGTCGCCCACCCGGGCCTCGTGCCGATCGCGGTCGAGGCGTTCGACGCGGTCATGCCCGGCCCGAACCAGATCGACCGCCTCCGCGAGGACGTCGAGATCACGGCGCAGGACCTCCTCACGTTCGTGCCCGAGGGCCCGATCACCGAGGCCGGCCTGCGGCTCAACATCTCCGTCGGGGTCCAGTACCTCGGTGCCTGGCTCAACGGCATCGGCTGCGTCCCCATCAACAACCTGATGGAGGACGCCGCCACCGCCGAGATCTCCCGCAGCCAGGTGTGGCAGTGGATCCACTCGGAGAAGGGCGTCCTCGACGACGGCCGGACGGTCGACACCGAGCTCTTCCGCACGCTGCTCGCCGAGGAACTGGAGAAGATCCACGGCCAGTACCCGGAGAACCTGCACTCGTACTTCGACCGTGCCGCGGCGCTCTTCGACGACATTTCGACCTCCGACGAGTTCGTCGAGTTCCTGACGCTGCCGGCCTACTCGATGATCGACTGA